The following proteins are co-located in the Solanum pennellii chromosome 1, SPENNV200 genome:
- the LOC107015691 gene encoding protein CASPARIAN STRIP INTEGRITY FACTOR 1-like isoform X2, protein MGSLMLIKKISLFFLLISASLFSTSFAGRQSSFLSNFHQEELSATHEEEQLRHERVLKMNTKDYGRYDPTPALSKPPFKLIPN, encoded by the exons ATGGGGAGTCTCATGCTAATCAAGAAAATTAGTCTCTTCTTCCTTCTCATATCTGCATCCCTTTTTTCAACTTCATTTGCAG GTAGACAGTCGAGCTTTTTGAGCAACTTTCATCAGGAAGAGCTGAGTGCAACTCATGAG GAGGAGCAATTAAGGCATGAAAGGGTTCTTAAAATGAACACAAAGGATTATGGAAGATATGATCCAACACCTGCTCTATCCAAACCTCCTTTCAAACTCATACCAAATTAA
- the LOC107015691 gene encoding protein CASPARIAN STRIP INTEGRITY FACTOR 1-like isoform X1, which yields MGSLMLIKKISLFFLLISASLFSTSFAAGRQSSFLSNFHQEELSATHEEEQLRHERVLKMNTKDYGRYDPTPALSKPPFKLIPN from the exons ATGGGGAGTCTCATGCTAATCAAGAAAATTAGTCTCTTCTTCCTTCTCATATCTGCATCCCTTTTTTCAACTTCATTTGCAG CAGGTAGACAGTCGAGCTTTTTGAGCAACTTTCATCAGGAAGAGCTGAGTGCAACTCATGAG GAGGAGCAATTAAGGCATGAAAGGGTTCTTAAAATGAACACAAAGGATTATGGAAGATATGATCCAACACCTGCTCTATCCAAACCTCCTTTCAAACTCATACCAAATTAA
- the LOC107008499 gene encoding uncharacterized protein LOC107008499, producing the protein MGSACCVAAKDRAVINGSTSETLQSNVRYSPSWSFRWDNRGRVAGEETSVNWSADRVGGNDRLEFKSGTTVETLYASEEGSPLDSFRSLALQKSPASDCNTGNSMLPLSDTSVVRNSTEVKESFESSAVPCPSPLKLSSSDPSVSSLSASPLSTKSQLLPANSTPLPQYSSGHQLGRRVSDSHIPGIKSPTFSISEESSSFMLPGWSNESTRGSNGGSSDGWSVPAFSDLLAHPRRDRWSFDSESMGFHRDKMSRASGRSSGSPSIDLQTCGICTKLLTERSSWSSNEIAVVSVLICGHVFHAECLESMTPEFNKYDPACPVCTYGEKQALKMSEKALKSQMDLKARKRFRNRVVDSDFSGNLALFDRQKSGGHGGRRLKMSSSSSSMKISSGKPFLLRHFSFGSKGSKSFSESPSTRKKGFFWTRSSKE; encoded by the exons ATGGGTTCAGCTTGTTGTGTTGCTGCTAAAGATAGAGCGGTTATAAATGGATCAACCAGCGAAACTTTACAGAGCAATGTTCGATACTCACCTTCATGGAGCTTTCGTTGGGATAATCGGGGACGTGTTGCTGGAGAGGAGACATCAGTCAATTGGTCTGCTGATAGGGTTGGTGGAAATGATAGATTAGAGTTTAAATCTGGAACAACTGTAGAAACCCTTTATGCCTCTGAAGAGGGTAGTCCATTGGATAGTTTTCGATCACTTGCATTGCAGAAGTCACCAGCTTCTGATTGCAACACGGGGAACTCGATGCTTCCTCTATCTG ATACATCGGTCGTGAGAAACTCCACAGAG GTCAAAGAATCATTTGAATCATCAGCAGTGCCGTGCCCCTCTCCTTTAAAGCTGTCTTCATCAGATCCCTCTGTTTCATCATTATCTGCATCTCCTTTATCAACAAAAAGTCAGTTGCTTCCTGCCAATTCTACTCCTTTGCCTCAGTATTCTTCCGGCCACCAGCTGGGACGACGAGTTTCTGATAGTCATATACCCGGAATAAAGTCACCTACATTCTCAATTTCTGAAGAATCATCTTCCTTCATGCTCCCTGGTTGGAGTAATGAATCAACCAGGGGCTCAAATGGTGGATCATCGGATGGATGGTCTGTTCCTGCCTTCTCTGACCTGCTTGCACATCCTCGTAGAGATAGGTGGTCATTTGATAGTGAATCCATGGGTTTCCACCGTGACAAGATGAGCAGAGCTAGTGGTCGGAGTTCTGGTTCACCTTCTATAGATCTCCAAACCTGTGGCATTTGTACAAAGCTGTTAACAGAGAGATCTTCATGGTCCTCAAATGAAATTGCTGTTGTATCTGTACTAATTTGTGGCCACGTTTTTCATGCTGAGTGTTTGGAGAGTATGACGCCTGAATTCAACAAATATGATCCAGCATGTCCTGTTTGTACTTATGGGGAGAAGCAGGCACTGAAGATGTCAGAGAAAGCATTGAAAAGTCAGATGGACTTGAAAGCTCGAAAGAGATTCCGGAATCGGGTTGTTGACAGTGATTTTAGTGGCAATCTTGCTTTATTTGATCGACAGAAAAGTGGCGGACATGGTGGAAGGCGTCTCAAGATGAGCTCAAGTTCCAGCAGTATGAAGATCTCTTCAGGAAAGCCCTTCTTGCTGCGTCATTTTTCATTTGGTTCAAAGGGGTCAAAATCCTTCTCCGAGAGCCCTTCTACTAGGAAAAAGGGTTTTTTCTGGACAAGATCGAGCAAGGAGTAA
- the LOC107029014 gene encoding embryogenic cell protein 40, whose translation MADLRDEHGNPIQLTDQYGHPVQLTDEYGNPMHLTGVATTAGSGAAAVGEKLPETASYGAPTMGEKLHHTTGLGAGDAAPTTGHTTAEKLHHPTGLGAGGPTIGHTTGLGASAAAPTTGLGAAEKLHHPTGLGAGGHTTGLGGGTAAGAGLRVGAGTIGEKLHQETTQPEQQHHKTELHRSSSSSSSSSEDDGQGGRRKKKGLKEKIKEKFTGGKHKNEEPHHQAHGVGTGPTTTTTTTTEHEKKSMMEKIKEKLPGHHNHH comes from the exons ATGGCGGACTTACGTGATGAACATGGAAATCCAATTCAGTTGACTGACCAGTACGGCCATCCAGTGCAGCTGACCGATGAATACGGTAACCCTATGCACCTTACTGGTGTTGCAACCACTGCCGGCTCTGGTGCTGCAGCAGTTGGTGAAAAATTGCCAGAAACGGCTAGCTATGGGGCTCCGACTATGGGTGAGAAGTTGCACCACACAACTGGCTTAGGTGCTGGTGATGCTGCTCCTACAACTGGTCACACAACTGCTGAAAAATTGCACCATCCAACTGGCTTAGGTGCTGGTGGTCCTACGATTGGTCACACAACTGGGTTAGGTGCTAGTGCTGCTGCTCCTACAACTGGCTTAGGTGCTGCTGAAAAATTGCACCATCCAACTGGCTTAGGTGCTGGTGGTCACACAACTGGGTTAGGTGGTGGTACTGCTGCTGGTGCCGGCTTACGTGTTGGTGCTGGGACAATTGGTGAAAAGTTGCACCAGGAAACGACACAACCGGAGCAACAGCATCACAAGACGGAACTTCACCGTTCCAGCAGTTCAAGTTCTAGCTCg TCGGAGGATGATGGACAAGGtgggaggaggaagaagaaaggGCTGAAAGAGAAGATAAAGGAGAAATTCACAGGTGGAAAGCACAAGAATGAGGAACCACATCACCAAGCACATGGTGTTGGAACTGGACCCACAACTACTACTACAACTACTACAGAGCATGAGAAGAAGAGTATGATGGAGAAGATCAAGGAGAAGTTACCCGGCCATCATAATCATCACTAG
- the LOC107004365 gene encoding bifunctional phosphatase IMPL2, chloroplastic has protein sequence MQMQMLSQSHFLSLYPRNSLPLSSSISAFSGGRKIVTGSLAFQHSGINSFPISHGIKLASPVMTSNCVLPSNQAQIVDFGVEDSELDKFAAVSNKIADAAGEVIRKYFRKSFDILDKEDLSPVTIADQAAEESMVKIIQENFPSHAIYGEEKGWRCQEETAEYVWVLDPIDGTKSFITGKPVFGTLIALLYKGKPILGVIDQPVLRERWIGLSGRRTTLNGQEISTRNCSSLSKAYMYTTSPHLFEGDAEIAFARVRSKVKVPLYGCDCYAYALLASGFVDLVVESGLKPYDFLSLVPVIEGAGGTITDWKGQHFNWKASAGSPATSFNVLAAGDKEVHQQALDALQWR, from the exons ATGCAGATGCAAATGCTTTCTCAATCTCACTTTCTTTCTCTATATCCCCGCAACTCTTTACCTCTTTCCTCATCAATCTCTGCCTTCTCCGGCGGCCGGAAAATCGTCACCGGTTCGCTTGCTTTTCAACATTCCGGTATCAATTCGTTCCCGATCTCGCACGGAATCAAATTGGCGTCGCCTGTGATGACTTCGAATTGTGTGCTTCCTTCTAATCAAGCACAAATCGTTGATTTTGGAGTTGAGGACTCTGAGCTCGACAAATTCGCAGCTGTTAGTAACAAAATTGCTGATGCTGCTGGTGAAGTTATTCGTAAATACTTCAGGAAAAGCTTCGATATTCTCGATAAAGAAGATTTAA GTCCGGTGACAATTGCTGATCAAGCGGCGGAGGAATCCATGGTGAAGATAATTCAAGAGAATTTCCCTTCCCATGCAAT ttatggagaggagaagggATGGAGGTGTCAAGAGGAAACTGCAGAGTATGTTTGGGTTTTAGATCCAATAGATGGTACTAAGAGTTTCATTACAG GGAAACCTGTGTTTGGCACTCTTATTGCTCTGTTGTACAAAGGTAAACCG ATTCTTGGCGTTATTGACCAGCCTGTACTGAGAGAGAGGTGGATTGGTTTAAGTGGGCGACGAACTACCTTGAATGGGCAAGAAATATCCACGCGCAACTGTTCAAGTCTTTCAAAAGCCTACAT GTACACTACTAGCCCACATTTGTTCGAAGGGGATGCTGAGATTGCCTTTGCTCGTGTTAGAAGCAAG GTGAAAGTTCCACTGTACGGATGTGACTGCTATGCTTATGCCCTATTGGCTTCTGGATTTGTGGATCTTGTAGTAGAGTCTGGTCTTAAG CCGTACGACTTCCTCTCACTTGTACCAGTAATAGAAGGTGCTGGAGGAACAATAACCGACTGGAAAGGGCAACATTTTAATTGGAAAGCTTCTGCTGGTTCACCAGCCACAA GTTTTAATGTATTGGCAGCCGGTGATAAAGAAGTTCACCAACAAGCTTTGGATGCATTGCAGTGGCGGTAG